A genomic stretch from Anoplopoma fimbria isolate UVic2021 breed Golden Eagle Sablefish chromosome 8, Afim_UVic_2022, whole genome shotgun sequence includes:
- the bend5 gene encoding BEN domain-containing protein 5 isoform X2 — protein MYAFVRFFEDDMCYALPVLNVADFRPLHKTDFDNQKVYLVHRTEEDGRAGQPCEAQILALADTVEEFEDSIMQKKMKIPKMSIKNSGNSIENNFGEERMPLRHKKDQGRPLSNSSKSLAAVVARLERNAASSCHHHHQHQQQQQHLEVDTDCVSGIVPAVVPRVLYEELVHSYRQQEEEMRRLQQELERTRRQLVQQAKKLKEYGSLLTEVKELRDFNRRLQDVLLMRLGSEPMHDNGTQTIKAEVVEPIVEAQETCREEANTSSSYSPSPRTVYTCNDGKVHLGGGIWVEEEKWHQLQRTQGDSKFTKNLAVMIWGTETLKNRSVTGVATKKKKDALPKPPLSPSKLKIVRECLYDRVSQETADSAEITQRLSKVNKYICEKIMDINKSIKNEERRESKLLIRQTVKMENFTYDGM, from the exons ATGTATGCTTTTGTTAGATTCTTTGAAGACGATATGTGCTACGCGTTGCCCGTTTTAAATGTCGCAGATTTCAGACCTCTGCACAAAACAGATTTTGATAATCAGAAGGTGTATCTGGTTCACAGAACTGAAGAGGATGGCAGAGCAGGCCAGCCGTGCGAAGCGCAGATCCTTGCCCTTGCAG ATACAGTAGAGGAATTTGAAGACAGTATAATGCAAAAGAAGATGAAAATTCCCAAGATGTCCATCAAGAATTCAGGAAACTCTATCGAAAACAATTTTGGAGAGGAGAGAATGCCACTCAGGCATAAAAAG GACCAGGGACGCCCCCTTTCCAACTCATCCAAGAGCTTGGCAGCAGTTGTGGCTCGCCTGGAGAGAAATGCAGCCAGCTCCTGT catcatcatcaccagcatcaacaacagcaacagcatttGGAGGTGGACACGGATTGTGTGTCTGGGATAGTTCCGGCAGTGGTTCCTAGAGTCCTGTATGAGGAGCTGGTTCACAGCTACAggcaacaggaggaggagatgaggaggctGCAGCAGGAGCTGGAGAGAACCCGCAGGCAGCTGGTGCAGCAGGCCAAGAAGCTGAAGGAATATGGCAGCTTGCTGACAGAAGTCAAAGAACTGAGGGACTTCAACAGGAGGCTGCAAGACGTACTTCTCATGAGACTGGGCAGCG AGCCTATGCATGACAATGGCACTCAGACAATCAAGGCTGAAGTGGTTGAGCCCATTGTTGAGGCCCAGGAGACATGCAGAGAAGAAGCCAACACCAGTTCCAGCTACTCCCCCTCCCCCAGAACAGTGTACACCTGCAACGATGGGAAG gtgcACCTCGGTGGAGGGAtctgggtggaggaggagaagtggcATCAGCTTCAGCGGACCCAGGGAGACTCCAAGTTCACAAAGAACCTGGCTGTAATGATCTGGGGCACTGAAACCCTCAAGAACCGTAGTGTCACTGGAGTGGCcaccaaaaagaagaaagatgcGCTGCCCAAACCTCCGCTGTCGCCAAGTAAACTGAAAATAGTCAGAG AGTGTCTCTATGACAGAGTGTCTCAAGAGACGGCCGACAGTGCAGAGATTACGCAGAGATTGTCCAAAGtgaacaaatacatttgtgaaaagATAATGGACATCAACAAGTCCATCAAGAACGAGGAGAGGCGGGAATCCAAGCTGCTcatcagacagacagtgaagaTGGAGAACTTCACCTACGACGGCATGTAG
- the bend5 gene encoding BEN domain-containing protein 5 isoform X1 has product MYAFVRFFEDDMCYALPVLNVADFRPLHKTDFDNQKVYLVHRTEEDGRAGQPCEAQILALADTVEEFEDSIMQKKMKIPKMSIKNSGNSIENNFGEERMPLRHKKALSQDQGRPLSNSSKSLAAVVARLERNAASSCVEGEEDLDEDRLAEEGEDADDEDEDMEAEHQHQHQHQHHHHQHQQQQQHLEVDTDCVSGIVPAVVPRVLYEELVHSYRQQEEEMRRLQQELERTRRQLVQQAKKLKEYGSLLTEVKELRDFNRRLQDVLLMRLGSEPMHDNGTQTIKAEVVEPIVEAQETCREEANTSSSYSPSPRTVYTCNDGKVHLGGGIWVEEEKWHQLQRTQGDSKFTKNLAVMIWGTETLKNRSVTGVATKKKKDALPKPPLSPSKLKIVRECLYDRVSQETADSAEITQRLSKVNKYICEKIMDINKSIKNEERRESKLLIRQTVKMENFTYDGM; this is encoded by the exons ATGTATGCTTTTGTTAGATTCTTTGAAGACGATATGTGCTACGCGTTGCCCGTTTTAAATGTCGCAGATTTCAGACCTCTGCACAAAACAGATTTTGATAATCAGAAGGTGTATCTGGTTCACAGAACTGAAGAGGATGGCAGAGCAGGCCAGCCGTGCGAAGCGCAGATCCTTGCCCTTGCAG ATACAGTAGAGGAATTTGAAGACAGTATAATGCAAAAGAAGATGAAAATTCCCAAGATGTCCATCAAGAATTCAGGAAACTCTATCGAAAACAATTTTGGAGAGGAGAGAATGCCACTCAGGCATAAAAAG GCCCTTTCCCAGGACCAGGGACGCCCCCTTTCCAACTCATCCAAGAGCTTGGCAGCAGTTGTGGCTCGCCTGGAGAGAAATGCAGCCAGCTCCTGTGTGGAGGGCGAAGAGGACTTGGACGAGGACCGGCTggctgaggagggagaggatgcAGACGACGAAGATGAAGATATGGAGGCagagcatcagcatcagcatcagcatcagcatcatcatcaccagcatcaacaacagcaacagcatttGGAGGTGGACACGGATTGTGTGTCTGGGATAGTTCCGGCAGTGGTTCCTAGAGTCCTGTATGAGGAGCTGGTTCACAGCTACAggcaacaggaggaggagatgaggaggctGCAGCAGGAGCTGGAGAGAACCCGCAGGCAGCTGGTGCAGCAGGCCAAGAAGCTGAAGGAATATGGCAGCTTGCTGACAGAAGTCAAAGAACTGAGGGACTTCAACAGGAGGCTGCAAGACGTACTTCTCATGAGACTGGGCAGCG AGCCTATGCATGACAATGGCACTCAGACAATCAAGGCTGAAGTGGTTGAGCCCATTGTTGAGGCCCAGGAGACATGCAGAGAAGAAGCCAACACCAGTTCCAGCTACTCCCCCTCCCCCAGAACAGTGTACACCTGCAACGATGGGAAG gtgcACCTCGGTGGAGGGAtctgggtggaggaggagaagtggcATCAGCTTCAGCGGACCCAGGGAGACTCCAAGTTCACAAAGAACCTGGCTGTAATGATCTGGGGCACTGAAACCCTCAAGAACCGTAGTGTCACTGGAGTGGCcaccaaaaagaagaaagatgcGCTGCCCAAACCTCCGCTGTCGCCAAGTAAACTGAAAATAGTCAGAG AGTGTCTCTATGACAGAGTGTCTCAAGAGACGGCCGACAGTGCAGAGATTACGCAGAGATTGTCCAAAGtgaacaaatacatttgtgaaaagATAATGGACATCAACAAGTCCATCAAGAACGAGGAGAGGCGGGAATCCAAGCTGCTcatcagacagacagtgaagaTGGAGAACTTCACCTACGACGGCATGTAG
- the bend5 gene encoding BEN domain-containing protein 5 isoform X3 codes for MEAEHQHQHQHQHHHHQHQQQQQHLEVDTDCVSGIVPAVVPRVLYEELVHSYRQQEEEMRRLQQELERTRRQLVQQAKKLKEYGSLLTEVKELRDFNRRLQDVLLMRLGSEPMHDNGTQTIKAEVVEPIVEAQETCREEANTSSSYSPSPRTVYTCNDGKVHLGGGIWVEEEKWHQLQRTQGDSKFTKNLAVMIWGTETLKNRSVTGVATKKKKDALPKPPLSPSKLKIVRECLYDRVSQETADSAEITQRLSKVNKYICEKIMDINKSIKNEERRESKLLIRQTVKMENFTYDGM; via the exons ATGGAGGCagagcatcagcatcagcatcagcatcagcatcatcatcaccagcatcaacaacagcaacagcatttGGAGGTGGACACGGATTGTGTGTCTGGGATAGTTCCGGCAGTGGTTCCTAGAGTCCTGTATGAGGAGCTGGTTCACAGCTACAggcaacaggaggaggagatgaggaggctGCAGCAGGAGCTGGAGAGAACCCGCAGGCAGCTGGTGCAGCAGGCCAAGAAGCTGAAGGAATATGGCAGCTTGCTGACAGAAGTCAAAGAACTGAGGGACTTCAACAGGAGGCTGCAAGACGTACTTCTCATGAGACTGGGCAGCG AGCCTATGCATGACAATGGCACTCAGACAATCAAGGCTGAAGTGGTTGAGCCCATTGTTGAGGCCCAGGAGACATGCAGAGAAGAAGCCAACACCAGTTCCAGCTACTCCCCCTCCCCCAGAACAGTGTACACCTGCAACGATGGGAAG gtgcACCTCGGTGGAGGGAtctgggtggaggaggagaagtggcATCAGCTTCAGCGGACCCAGGGAGACTCCAAGTTCACAAAGAACCTGGCTGTAATGATCTGGGGCACTGAAACCCTCAAGAACCGTAGTGTCACTGGAGTGGCcaccaaaaagaagaaagatgcGCTGCCCAAACCTCCGCTGTCGCCAAGTAAACTGAAAATAGTCAGAG AGTGTCTCTATGACAGAGTGTCTCAAGAGACGGCCGACAGTGCAGAGATTACGCAGAGATTGTCCAAAGtgaacaaatacatttgtgaaaagATAATGGACATCAACAAGTCCATCAAGAACGAGGAGAGGCGGGAATCCAAGCTGCTcatcagacagacagtgaagaTGGAGAACTTCACCTACGACGGCATGTAG